From the genome of Labrus bergylta chromosome 4, fLabBer1.1, whole genome shotgun sequence, one region includes:
- the elovl1a gene encoding elongation of very long chain fatty acids protein 1a: MLRDAMSNLLKFHEHIKARTDSRVRDYPLMQDPLHMTFILLTYVFFSLYVGPRLMANRKPYRLNTAMIIYNFSMVAFNAYIVYEFLMSGWGTNYTWRCDLADTSTTPQAFRMIRASWLFFFSKYIELIDTVFFVLRKKQSQITFLHVFHHSFMPWTWWWGITLTPAGGMGCFHAMVNAVVHVIMYFYYGLSAAGPRFQKYLWWKKYMTAIQLTQFVLVSVHISQYYFMEKCDYQVPLWIHLIWMYGVFFFLLFSNFWIQSYIKGKRLPVNLDKPKQAGLTNEPLTVVANGKHLEIGNGNAHNNTNGKIVIGKVKEI, from the exons ATGCTGCGAGACGCCATGTCCAACCTCTTGAAATTTCATGAACATATAAAAGCAAGAACTG ACTCCCGGGTCAGAGACTACCCTCTGATGCAGGACCCCTTACACATGACCTTCATCCTGTTGACATACGTCTTTTTCTCGCTGTATGTGGGACCTCGCCTCATGGCAAACCGCAAGCCCTATCGTCTCAACACAGCCATGATCATCTATAACTTCAGCATGGTTGCATTCAATGCATACATAGTCTATGAG TTCTTGATGTCAGGATGGGGCACCAACTATACGTGGAGATGTGACCTCGCTGACACCTCAACTACCCCACAAGCTTTTCGG ATGATTCGAGCATcttggttgtttttcttttcaaaatacatCGAACTCATCGACACC gtGTTTTTTGTGTTAAGGAAGAAACAAAGCCAGATCACATTTCTTCACGTCTTCCATCACTCCTTCATGCCCTGGACGTGGTGGTGGGGCATCACACTTACTCCTG CTGGAGGAATGGGTTGCTTCCATGCCATGGTGAACGCAGTGGTCCACGTCATTATGTACTTCTACTACGGACTCTCTGCTGCAGGGCCTCGCTTCCAGAAATACCTGTGGTGGAAGAAGTACATGACCGCCATCCAGCTT ACACAGTTTGTTCTGGTCTCGGTCCACATCAGCCAGTACTACTTCATGGAGAAGTGTGATTACCAGGTCCCTCTTTGGATTCACCTCATTTGGATGTACggtgtcttcttcttcctcctcttttccaACTTTTGGATTCAGTCCTACATTAAGGGCAAGCGGCTCCCTGTCAACCTAGACAAACCAAAACAGGCTGGCTTGACGAATGAACCCCTCACTGTGGTGGCAAACGGGAAACACCTGGAGATCGGGAATGGGAatgcacacaataacacaaacgGCAAAATCGTTATTGGCAAAGTAAAGGAAATTTAA
- the LOC136176982 gene encoding uncharacterized protein — translation MHILGVLLLICFDVTLGGPVPVDTVIVQVQQWGVVGSHQVTELVLLNGVSLTSTSREVATVIKTMSAGALLPSLIGVNDASVLRNLTLLRSRECVLEGSRLHWTDRVFCDGKLCLTLDHSDSWKAEIPQAQALKRLLDQEVLRTRMERIRLQEGCIELMKELRLSQENQGSSPVSGITLPQFLIPVLGLLAFAGLTVISLILFKNYGLRHTGGVIGSIIHYPQDMTEMPTEKKASGYCAL, via the exons ATGCATATCCTTGGCGTTCTGCTTCTAATATGTTTCGATGTAACGCTGGGGGGTCCCGTCCCTGTAG ATACTGTCATAGTGCAGGTGCAGCAGTGGGGCGTGGTGGGTTCTCATCAGGTCACGGAGCTTGTCCTTCTCAACGGAGTCTCTCTAACTAGCACAAGTCGGGAAGTTGCCACAGTTATCAAAACCATGTCAGCTGGTGCATTACTTCCATCTCTCATCGGTGTCAATGATGCTTCAGTTCTCA GAAACCTCACTCTGCTACGTTCTCGTGAATGCGTACTCGAGGGGTCTCGGCTGCACTGGACCGACCGTGTGTTCTGTGATGGGAAGCTGTGTCTGACCCTGGACCACAGTGACTCGTGGAAAGCCGAAATACCACAAGCGCAGGCACTGAAGCGGTTGTTGGATCAGGAAGTGCTGCGCACAAGAATGGAGAGAATCCGCCTTCAGGAGGGTTGCATCGAGCTAATGAAAGAACTGAGGCTCTCTCAGGAGAATCAGGGAAGCTCCCCTg tTTCAGGGATAACTTTGCCTCAGTTTCTGATCCCAGTCTTGGGACTCCTGGCATTTGCTGGACTTACCGTAATCAGCCTCATTCTCTTCAAGAACTATG GTCTGAGGCACACTGGAG GTGTTATTGGCTCAATCATACACTACCCACAAGACATGACTGAAATGCCTACAGAGAAAAAAGCATCTGGTTACTGCGCCTTGTGA
- the ppp1r7 gene encoding protein phosphatase 1 regulatory subunit 7 — translation MASRSVGELQEMEVDRRGESEESGDDETRRKSINGDVDPNQPTSTSKEESPVDMDTITLDPEEEDVDLVHCRIGKIEGLEVLQKAKTLSLRQNLIKKIENLESLSSLRELDFYDNQIRKLENLENLTELEQLDVSFNILRKVEGLEQLTLVKKLFLLHNKISSIANLDHFTCLEMLELGSNRIRVIENLDSLSSLQSLFLGTNKITKLQNLEALHNLTVLSIQSNRITKIEGLQNLVSLRELYLSHNGIEVIEGLENNKKLTTLDIAANRVKKIENISHLTDLQEFWMNDNQIDNWSDLDELKNAKSLETVYLERNPLQKDPQYRRKIMLALPSVRQIDATFIRF, via the exons ATGGCTTCCCGGTCTGTTGGAGAGCTACAAGAAATGGAAG TGGACAGAAGGGGTGAGTCTGAGGAGTCTGGTGATGATGAGACCAGAAGAAAGAGTATCAATGGCGACGTTGACCCGAATCAGCCCACCTCCACAA GTAAAGAAGAGTCTCCTGTTGACATGGACACCATAACCTTGGACCCAGAGGAAGAG gATGTTGATCTTGTTCATTGTCGTATTGGAAAAATTGAAGGATTGGAAGTGCTACAGAAGGCTAAA ACACTCTCCTTACGGCAGAATCTCATCAAAAAGATTGAAAACCTTGAAAGTCTGAGCTCACTTCGGGAACTAGATTTCTACGACAATCAGATTCGCAAACTGGAGAACCTCGAAAACCTCACAGAATTGGA GCAACTCGATGtatcttttaacattttgagGAAGGTGGAGGGTTTGGAGCAGTTGACTCTCGTGAAgaaactttttctgcttcacaaCAAAATAAGCAGCATTGCCAACCTGGACCACTTTACGTGCCTGGAGATGCTGGAGCTGGGCTCCAATCGCATTAGG GTCATTGAGAACCTTGATTCACTTTCTTCTTTGCAAAGTTTGTTTCTTGGAACCAATAAAATAACAAAGCTTCAGAATCTGGAGGCTTTACACAACTTGACGGTTTTAAGCATTCAG AGTAACCGGATTACTAAAATTGAGGGTCTACAGAACCTTGTCAGTCTGAGAGAGCTCTATCTGAGCCACAATGGCATTGAGGTCATTGAGGGATTGGAAAACAAT AAAAAGCTTACAACTCTGGACATTGCAGCCAACCGAGTAAAGAAAATTGAAAATATCAGCCATCTGACAGACCTGCAGGAGTTCTGG ATGAACGATAATCAGATAGATAACTGGTCGGACCTTGATGAGTTGAAGAATGCCAAGTCCCTGGAGACGGTCTACCTTGAAAGAAACCCTCTACAGAAGGATCCACAGTACCGGAGAAAGATCATGCTGGCGCTGCCCAGTGTGCGGCAGATCGACGCCACCTTCATCCGCTTCTGA